The Halobacterium sp. CBA1132 genome has a segment encoding these proteins:
- a CDS encoding DUF5812 family protein: MTDEKTATFLVTSADDDSAVLSDVTDAQVHTLSENPGLAEGDVLDATVAPDPPMNVTYSVVDVDERKQIPVEASDETPTPQSKEIAEGLDAGTLETTERAGIGEVHVLGVPEDGIEETVEDVLADEQTIARAARIGIERVEVRSGEDFVSVRYLP, encoded by the coding sequence ATGACAGACGAGAAGACCGCGACGTTCCTCGTCACCAGCGCGGACGACGACTCCGCGGTGCTCTCCGACGTGACGGACGCGCAGGTCCACACGCTCTCCGAGAACCCGGGGCTGGCGGAAGGCGACGTGCTGGACGCGACGGTCGCGCCGGACCCACCGATGAACGTCACGTACAGCGTCGTCGACGTCGACGAGCGCAAGCAGATTCCCGTCGAAGCCAGCGACGAGACGCCGACGCCGCAGTCCAAGGAGATTGCCGAGGGGCTGGACGCGGGCACGCTCGAAACCACCGAGCGCGCGGGCATCGGCGAAGTTCACGTCCTCGGCGTCCCCGAGGACGGCATCGAGGAGACCGTCGAGGACGTGCTCGCCGACGAGCAGACTATCGCGCGCGCCGCGCGCATCGGCATCGAACGCGTCGAGGTCCGCTCCGGCGAGGACTTCGTGAGCGTCCGCTACCTCCCCTAG
- a CDS encoding glucose-6-phosphate isomerase yields the protein MRVDIGNALARTAQPGVPEDALQRLDDRVRDAHERIVAGMTDREFGYEALNLPRTVDPDAIEAAVEPFADSDVLLNVGIGGSALGAATLVDTLDGDLDASFLDNVDPEHVTALLDDIDLSRTAVHVVSRSGTTAETIANFLVVRDAMDAAGVDWTERTFVTTGPEGNLRDLADQHDLPALDAPEGVPGRFSALSTVGLPAAALAGHDIEAILAGAREGRDALTGSLFDCPAYAYGATAYALDVRGAGVNAMMPYGESLETFAEWFAQLWAESLGKDGLGQTPARALGATDQHSQLQLYRAGPRDKLVTLVRARERDDRGIPETELEGLDYLAGASLGDLLDAEFEATEASLAESGVPNVRVEVPRTDERALGRLLYDMEAACILAGELYGVETFTQPAVEWGKEAARGLLSGERGLPGKSELVVE from the coding sequence ATGCGAGTAGACATCGGGAACGCGCTCGCCCGGACCGCACAGCCGGGCGTCCCCGAGGACGCACTCCAGCGACTGGACGACCGAGTCAGAGACGCGCACGAACGAATCGTCGCCGGGATGACCGACCGGGAGTTCGGCTACGAGGCGCTGAACCTTCCCCGAACCGTCGACCCGGATGCCATCGAGGCAGCGGTCGAGCCGTTCGCGGACAGCGACGTCCTCCTGAACGTCGGCATCGGCGGGAGCGCGCTCGGCGCGGCGACGCTCGTCGACACGCTCGACGGCGACCTCGACGCCTCCTTCCTCGACAACGTCGACCCGGAGCACGTCACCGCGCTGCTCGACGACATCGACCTCTCCCGCACGGCCGTCCACGTCGTCTCGCGGTCGGGGACGACCGCGGAGACGATCGCGAACTTCCTCGTCGTGCGCGACGCGATGGACGCGGCGGGCGTCGACTGGACCGAGCGCACGTTCGTCACGACCGGCCCCGAGGGGAACCTCCGCGACCTCGCCGACCAACACGACCTGCCCGCGCTCGACGCGCCCGAGGGCGTGCCCGGACGGTTCTCCGCGCTCTCGACGGTCGGGCTGCCGGCCGCCGCGCTCGCCGGCCACGACATCGAGGCGATTCTCGCCGGCGCGCGCGAGGGCCGCGACGCGCTCACGGGGTCGCTGTTCGACTGTCCGGCGTACGCGTACGGCGCGACGGCGTACGCGCTCGACGTTCGCGGCGCGGGCGTCAACGCGATGATGCCGTACGGCGAGAGCCTGGAGACGTTCGCGGAGTGGTTCGCGCAGCTGTGGGCGGAGAGTCTCGGGAAGGACGGCCTCGGGCAGACGCCCGCGCGAGCGCTCGGCGCGACCGACCAGCACAGCCAACTGCAACTGTATCGCGCCGGCCCCCGAGACAAACTCGTGACGCTCGTTCGGGCGCGCGAGCGCGACGACCGCGGGATTCCGGAGACCGAACTGGAGGGACTGGACTACCTCGCCGGCGCCAGCCTCGGCGACCTGCTGGACGCGGAGTTCGAAGCCACGGAAGCCAGTCTCGCTGAGTCCGGCGTCCCGAACGTCCGCGTCGAGGTGCCCCGAACCGACGAGCGCGCGCTGGGTCGCCTGCTGTACGACATGGAGGCCGCCTGCATCCTCGCGGGCGAACTGTACGGTGTCGAGACGTTCACTCAGCCAGCCGTCGAGTGGGGGAAGGAAGCCGCGCGCGGCCTCTTGAGCGGTGAGCGCGGCCTCCCCGGGAAGTCCGAACTGGTCGTCGAGTAG
- a CDS encoding CPBP family intramembrane glutamic endopeptidase has protein sequence MNDRYAQTVGFVVAGVGLAATFLDWPADATLAMRAATGFAVFAAIAFAARRHGVDAPRLDALAGGGLAVAAAFGVAAASTGLPRGPALALLAGMGTVGAAVAAHAGLDADAVRARERRLVTGTVVSLAALVFGSLLASVAIGAVPDDPLVTTSVNTVVASVGYGLAGVAFVSWYDGAIDVSRPSRRDLTVAGVGVAAIFAVHYALVGLVVLFDLPQTSHTLVETARENPGILPPLVVLSYLAVGPSEELLARNGVQKYLYGAFSRRSAIVVGCLVFTAAHVLAYAGTGPGAVLVTLGRLFVVSLVLGVAYERTDDLFAPVFIHGTYDAVQFAMAYVAFTA, from the coding sequence GTGAACGACCGGTACGCACAGACCGTCGGCTTCGTCGTCGCGGGCGTCGGACTCGCCGCGACGTTCCTCGACTGGCCGGCCGACGCCACGCTCGCGATGCGGGCCGCCACCGGGTTCGCGGTGTTCGCTGCTATCGCGTTCGCCGCGCGCCGCCACGGCGTCGACGCGCCCAGACTCGACGCGCTCGCGGGCGGCGGACTCGCGGTCGCCGCGGCGTTCGGTGTCGCCGCTGCGTCCACCGGGCTGCCCCGCGGGCCGGCGCTGGCGCTTCTCGCGGGAATGGGCACGGTCGGCGCCGCCGTCGCGGCGCACGCCGGACTGGACGCCGACGCGGTCCGCGCCCGCGAGCGCCGCCTCGTCACGGGCACCGTGGTGTCGCTGGCCGCGCTCGTGTTCGGGTCGCTGCTCGCCAGCGTCGCCATCGGAGCCGTCCCCGACGACCCACTGGTCACTACGTCCGTCAACACCGTCGTCGCGAGCGTCGGCTACGGGCTGGCTGGCGTCGCGTTCGTGTCGTGGTACGACGGCGCCATCGACGTCAGCCGGCCGTCGCGGCGCGACCTGACGGTGGCGGGGGTCGGCGTCGCCGCCATCTTCGCGGTCCACTACGCGCTGGTCGGACTCGTCGTCCTCTTCGACCTCCCGCAGACCAGCCACACGCTCGTCGAGACTGCGCGCGAGAACCCCGGCATTCTGCCGCCGCTGGTCGTCCTCTCGTATCTCGCGGTCGGCCCCAGCGAGGAACTGCTCGCGCGCAACGGCGTCCAGAAGTACCTCTACGGCGCGTTCTCCCGGCGCAGCGCAATCGTCGTCGGCTGTCTCGTGTTCACCGCCGCGCACGTCCTCGCGTACGCCGGCACGGGCCCGGGCGCAGTGCTCGTGACGCTCGGTCGGCTGTTCGTCGTCTCACTGGTGCTCGGTGTGGCCTACGAGCGGACCGACGACCTGTTCGCGCCCGTCTTCATCCACGGCACGTACGACGCCGTCCAGTTCGCGATGGCGTACGTCGCGTTCACCGCCTGA
- a CDS encoding CopG family transcriptional regulator, with product MPRKYSVVCGDGLAADVEALAREYGLSEQEVLRQLIENGLEVVEERETPEQVD from the coding sequence ATGCCCCGGAAGTACTCCGTCGTCTGCGGTGACGGTCTCGCTGCGGACGTCGAGGCGTTGGCGCGGGAGTACGGGCTCTCCGAACAGGAGGTGCTGCGGCAACTCATCGAGAACGGACTCGAAGTTGTCGAAGAACGAGAGACGCCGGAGCAGGTAGACTAG
- a CDS encoding NOB1 family endonuclease, which produces MKVLDASAFIHDYDPDGETASIPAVREELEDAAAYRYDAMAGGGMQVQVPGDAALSAAREAARATGDLDVLSETDLRLLAAAYELDGTVVTDDYAVQNAADELGVGVDVIEQDGISERRNWNFQCQGCGREFDESRERCPVCGSDLSRKNPR; this is translated from the coding sequence GTGAAGGTCTTAGACGCCTCCGCGTTCATCCACGACTACGACCCCGACGGCGAGACGGCGTCGATTCCCGCCGTCCGGGAGGAGTTGGAGGACGCTGCGGCGTACCGCTACGACGCGATGGCGGGCGGCGGCATGCAGGTGCAGGTGCCGGGCGACGCCGCGCTCTCGGCGGCCCGCGAGGCGGCGCGCGCGACCGGCGACCTCGACGTGCTCTCCGAGACGGACCTCCGCCTGCTGGCGGCCGCCTACGAGCTAGACGGCACGGTCGTCACCGACGATTACGCGGTCCAGAACGCGGCCGACGAACTCGGCGTCGGCGTCGATGTCATCGAACAGGACGGCATCAGCGAGCGCCGGAACTGGAACTTCCAGTGTCAGGGCTGTGGTCGCGAGTTCGACGAGTCCCGCGAGCGGTGCCCAGTCTGTGGCAGCGACCTCTCGCGCAAGAACCCGCGCTAG
- a CDS encoding PRC-barrel domain-containing protein, translated as MADILAENLSGKAVMGSDGTELGMLYNITMDLKSGKLEDLLVEPLEDSNVTINFPTDGEGHYRVPVGRVQAVKDYIVVQR; from the coding sequence ATGGCCGACATCCTCGCAGAGAACCTCTCCGGGAAAGCCGTGATGGGGTCGGACGGAACGGAACTGGGCATGCTGTACAACATCACGATGGACCTCAAGAGCGGGAAGCTCGAAGACCTGCTCGTGGAGCCGCTCGAAGACTCGAACGTCACCATCAACTTCCCGACCGACGGCGAGGGCCACTACCGGGTCCCCGTCGGGCGCGTGCAGGCGGTCAAAGACTACATCGTCGTCCAGCGATAG
- the infB gene encoding translation initiation factor IF-2: protein MSDADTTEDPGELRTPIVAVLGHVDHGKTSLLDKIRGSAVIEGEAGAITQHIGATAVPLDVVSEVAGSLVDPTEFDLPGLLFIDTPGHHSFSTLRSRGGALADIAILVVDVNDGFQPQTEEAIRILKDTGTPFVVAANKIDTIPGWNPTEDAPIQQTYDEQSDRVRSQLDEALYELIGELSGAGFSSDLYWRVQNFQSNIGVVPVSAETGEGVPDLLTVLMGLAQRYMKAEMEVNIDGPGAGTVLEVKDERGFGTTLDVILYDGTVRQGDKIVVGGTNDTIVTEVRALLKPQELAEIRTEKRFQDVESMQAAAGLKIAAPDLDDAMAGAPVRVVGDRDVDDVVEEVEAELAEVAVETDEEGVVVKADTLGSLEALANAMAEAEIPVMSAEVGDIAPRDVAMATTADDDKHRTILGFNVEVLADAEQKAEEEDVRIFDSDVIYQLVEDYEEFVEERERAQQEAIFDNIVRPARFRILQDHVFRQNDPAVVGVEVVSGTLKRNTPVGLVEGNELERVGVVKGIQEQGEDVDEARAGNRVSVSIDGPTVGRDIHEGDELWVDLPEKHAKVLEQELSEEIPADEREALKAYLEIQRKRDPFWGK from the coding sequence ATGTCCGACGCAGACACCACCGAAGACCCCGGGGAGCTGCGGACGCCTATCGTCGCGGTCCTCGGCCACGTCGACCACGGGAAGACCAGCTTGCTCGACAAGATTCGCGGCTCCGCTGTCATCGAGGGGGAGGCCGGTGCCATCACCCAGCACATCGGCGCGACCGCCGTGCCGCTGGACGTCGTCAGCGAGGTCGCGGGGAGCCTCGTCGACCCCACGGAGTTCGACCTCCCCGGCCTGCTGTTCATCGACACGCCCGGCCACCACTCGTTCTCGACGCTGCGCTCGCGGGGCGGCGCGCTCGCGGACATCGCCATCCTCGTCGTGGACGTCAACGACGGCTTCCAGCCCCAGACCGAGGAAGCCATCCGCATCCTCAAAGACACCGGAACGCCGTTCGTCGTCGCCGCGAACAAGATAGACACCATCCCGGGTTGGAACCCCACCGAGGACGCGCCCATCCAGCAGACGTACGACGAACAGTCCGACCGCGTTCGCAGCCAACTCGACGAAGCGCTCTACGAGCTCATCGGCGAACTCTCCGGCGCGGGCTTCTCCTCGGACCTCTACTGGCGCGTCCAGAACTTCCAGTCGAACATCGGCGTCGTCCCGGTGTCCGCCGAGACGGGCGAGGGCGTCCCGGACCTCCTCACCGTGCTGATGGGGCTCGCCCAGCGGTACATGAAAGCCGAGATGGAGGTGAACATCGACGGTCCGGGCGCGGGGACCGTCCTCGAGGTCAAAGACGAGCGCGGGTTCGGGACGACGCTGGACGTAATCTTGTACGACGGCACCGTCCGGCAGGGCGACAAAATCGTCGTCGGCGGCACCAACGACACCATCGTCACGGAGGTGCGCGCGCTGTTGAAGCCCCAAGAGCTCGCCGAGATTCGCACGGAGAAGCGCTTCCAGGACGTCGAGTCGATGCAGGCGGCCGCGGGCCTGAAGATCGCGGCTCCGGACCTCGACGACGCGATGGCGGGCGCGCCGGTCCGCGTGGTCGGCGACCGCGATGTCGACGACGTCGTCGAGGAAGTCGAAGCGGAACTCGCGGAGGTCGCCGTCGAGACCGACGAGGAGGGCGTCGTCGTGAAAGCCGACACGCTCGGCAGCCTCGAAGCGCTCGCGAACGCCATGGCGGAAGCCGAGATTCCCGTGATGTCCGCGGAAGTCGGGGACATCGCGCCCCGGGACGTGGCGATGGCGACGACCGCGGACGACGACAAACACCGCACTATCCTCGGGTTCAACGTGGAGGTGCTCGCCGACGCCGAGCAGAAGGCCGAGGAGGAAGATGTCCGCATCTTCGACAGCGACGTCATCTACCAGCTCGTCGAGGACTACGAGGAGTTCGTCGAGGAGCGCGAGCGCGCCCAGCAGGAAGCCATCTTCGACAACATCGTCCGGCCCGCGCGCTTCCGCATCCTCCAAGACCACGTGTTCCGGCAGAACGACCCCGCGGTCGTCGGCGTCGAAGTCGTCTCGGGGACGCTGAAGCGCAACACTCCGGTCGGCCTCGTCGAGGGCAACGAACTGGAGCGCGTCGGCGTCGTGAAAGGCATCCAAGAGCAGGGCGAGGACGTCGACGAGGCGCGCGCCGGCAACCGCGTCAGCGTCTCCATCGACGGCCCGACCGTCGGCCGCGACATCCACGAAGGCGACGAACTCTGGGTGGACCTCCCGGAGAAGCACGCGAAAGTGCTCGAACAGGAACTCAGCGAGGAGATTCCCGCCGACGAGCGCGAAGCGCTGAAAGCGTACCTCGAAATCCAGCGCAAGCGCGACCCGTTTTGGGGGAAGTGA
- a CDS encoding DUF5811 family protein, giving the protein MHGNTPYSGAEPSEPEPDLTGTQRRALQDSISQITARTRDFLPDEYVVGSEISSGSNGVQVTVAVRPPAGNPVSAGFTPEFDGVADDDLIPDDDREEVARGLAASAALQVKHALGDDVPQTGR; this is encoded by the coding sequence ATGCACGGGAACACGCCGTACAGTGGTGCCGAGCCGTCGGAGCCCGAACCCGACCTCACGGGAACCCAGCGGCGCGCGCTCCAAGACAGCATCTCCCAGATTACCGCCCGCACCCGGGACTTCCTGCCCGACGAGTACGTCGTCGGCTCCGAGATTAGCTCGGGCTCGAACGGCGTCCAGGTCACCGTCGCCGTCCGGCCGCCCGCCGGCAACCCCGTCAGCGCCGGGTTCACCCCGGAGTTCGACGGCGTCGCCGACGACGACCTGATTCCGGACGACGACCGCGAAGAGGTCGCTCGCGGCCTCGCCGCCAGCGCCGCCCTGCAAGTGAAGCACGCGCTCGGCGACGACGTCCCCCAGACTGGACGGTAA
- a CDS encoding pyruvoyl-dependent arginine decarboxylase: MTIRVVWGTGTAPTEMAAYDAALADAGVHNYNLVTVSSVIPADADVEAVGTAPDLGPAGNRLTVVEAHANAAGPRHVSAALAWAESDAGPGLFYEVADTTDAADVEERVRAGIDAGMALRDWSFDDAAVRATSTEAEAGEYAAAVVVAAYGDSEPIL, from the coding sequence ATGACCATCAGAGTCGTCTGGGGCACGGGCACCGCGCCCACCGAGATGGCGGCCTACGACGCCGCGCTCGCGGACGCGGGCGTCCACAACTACAACCTCGTCACGGTGTCGTCGGTGATTCCCGCGGACGCCGACGTCGAAGCGGTGGGGACGGCGCCGGACCTCGGGCCCGCCGGGAACCGTTTGACCGTGGTGGAAGCGCACGCCAACGCCGCCGGCCCGCGCCACGTCAGCGCCGCGCTCGCGTGGGCGGAGAGCGACGCCGGTCCCGGGCTGTTCTACGAGGTCGCCGACACCACCGACGCGGCGGACGTTGAGGAGCGCGTGCGCGCCGGCATCGACGCGGGGATGGCGCTGCGCGACTGGTCGTTCGACGACGCGGCGGTGCGCGCGACCAGCACGGAAGCGGAGGCGGGCGAGTACGCGGCGGCGGTGGTGGTCGCGGCGTACGGCGACAGCGAGCCGATTCTCTGA
- a CDS encoding proteasome-activating nucleotidase, with translation MSRSPSLPDRPTLDVDPESSPDEHLDALQDHYGEILDVHEQLQSQLDDVESRREELREEVDRLQRENETLKTASLYLATVEDLPEDGSAVIKQHGNNQEVLTELSPRLADELEVGDRVAINDSFSVQRVLDDETDARAQAMEVDESPTVEYDDIGGLDEQLREVREAVEDPLVNPEKFEKVGVEPPSGVLLHGPPGTGKTMLAKAVANQTDATFIKMAGSELVRKFIGEGSRLVRDLFELADQKEPAIIFIDEIDAVAAERTDSKTSGDAEVQRTMMQLLSEMDGFDERGDVRIIAATNRFDMLDSAILRPGRFDRLIEVPNPTEEARERILEIHAGDMNVADDVAFEDLARETEGFSGAQLASLATEAGMFAIRDDRDVVRREDFDAAYEKLVAEGEDDAGPSYPSYIR, from the coding sequence ATGTCGCGTAGTCCCTCACTACCTGACCGGCCGACGCTCGACGTCGACCCCGAGTCGTCGCCGGACGAACACCTCGACGCGCTCCAAGACCACTACGGAGAGATTCTCGACGTCCACGAGCAGCTGCAGTCCCAACTGGACGACGTCGAGTCGCGTCGCGAAGAGCTCCGCGAGGAGGTCGACCGCCTCCAGCGGGAGAACGAGACGCTGAAGACCGCGTCGCTGTACCTCGCGACCGTCGAGGACCTGCCCGAGGACGGCAGCGCCGTCATCAAACAGCACGGCAACAACCAGGAGGTACTGACGGAGCTGTCCCCGCGGCTCGCGGACGAACTCGAAGTGGGGGACCGCGTCGCCATCAACGACTCGTTCAGCGTGCAGCGCGTCCTCGACGACGAGACGGACGCCCGCGCGCAGGCGATGGAGGTCGACGAGTCGCCGACCGTCGAGTACGACGACATCGGCGGCCTCGACGAGCAGCTCCGGGAGGTCCGGGAGGCCGTCGAGGACCCGCTCGTCAACCCCGAGAAGTTCGAGAAGGTGGGCGTCGAGCCGCCGAGCGGCGTGCTCCTGCACGGTCCGCCGGGCACCGGGAAGACGATGCTCGCGAAGGCCGTCGCGAACCAGACGGACGCGACGTTCATCAAGATGGCCGGCAGCGAACTCGTCCGGAAGTTCATCGGCGAGGGCTCGCGGCTGGTGCGGGACCTCTTCGAACTCGCCGACCAGAAGGAGCCCGCCATCATCTTCATCGACGAGATCGACGCCGTCGCCGCCGAGCGCACGGACTCGAAGACCAGCGGTGACGCCGAGGTCCAGCGGACGATGATGCAGCTCCTCAGCGAGATGGACGGCTTCGACGAGCGCGGCGACGTCCGCATCATCGCGGCGACGAACCGCTTCGACATGCTGGACTCCGCGATTCTGCGCCCCGGTCGCTTCGACCGCCTCATCGAGGTGCCGAACCCGACCGAGGAGGCCCGCGAGCGCATCCTCGAAATCCACGCGGGCGACATGAACGTCGCCGACGACGTGGCGTTCGAGGACCTCGCGCGGGAGACCGAGGGCTTCTCGGGCGCGCAGTTGGCGAGCCTCGCGACCGAGGCCGGGATGTTCGCGATTCGGGACGACCGCGACGTGGTCCGCCGCGAGGACTTCGACGCGGCCTACGAGAAGCTCGTCGCCGAGGGCGAGGACGACGCCGGGCCGAGCTACCCGAGCTACATCCGGTAG
- a CDS encoding RNA-guided endonuclease TnpB family protein, producing MTDSQALVKTLDFQLDIQSDNESLLRDATLEARSVYNETIRLAKQGVDWDTISDRVAADANLVKNTTQRVVAKALGAMEKYYEYDDFGQPSHTKDGVYPLRANYEEGYNLSLTDDGDVAFRISAKPYKHVTGVLKGSDAHIDILKTALESDEWTIGTAEALFHDNTAELHVNVTNPEQIVRNKQDSRTVVGVDVNEDNVALTALSEDGVEDTLVIDFPEIKFERHRYFTMRKRVQNAEKPSMHDTLDGREQRFVRDRLHKVSRHIVKWSRQFERPCIVFEDLKEMRDSIDYGTRMNRRLHHLPFRALQHYTSYKAAFEGIPTAWINPEYTSQRCPMCRHTERANRNKKRFKCKDCGHQDHSDRGASINIAVKGIEKHQNWNVPALNSLPVVRKVRRQASGAVDAPTVTRDTATGHLADGVAGVSD from the coding sequence ATGACCGACTCACAGGCCCTCGTTAAGACGCTGGACTTCCAACTCGATATCCAGAGTGACAACGAGAGCCTGCTCCGTGACGCCACGCTTGAAGCGCGCTCGGTGTACAACGAAACCATTCGCCTCGCCAAGCAAGGCGTGGACTGGGACACGATTTCCGACCGTGTGGCCGCTGACGCGAACCTCGTAAAGAACACGACACAACGCGTCGTTGCGAAAGCACTCGGGGCGATGGAGAAATACTACGAATACGACGACTTCGGCCAGCCGAGCCACACCAAGGACGGCGTGTACCCGCTTCGAGCCAACTACGAAGAAGGCTACAATCTATCCCTCACCGACGACGGTGACGTGGCGTTCCGCATCAGCGCGAAACCCTACAAACACGTTACGGGCGTTCTCAAAGGGAGTGACGCCCATATCGACATTCTCAAGACCGCCCTCGAAAGTGACGAGTGGACGATTGGGACGGCGGAAGCCTTGTTCCACGACAACACCGCCGAGTTGCACGTCAACGTCACCAACCCCGAGCAGATTGTTCGGAACAAGCAGGATTCACGAACGGTCGTTGGTGTGGACGTGAACGAGGACAACGTGGCTCTGACCGCACTCTCTGAGGATGGAGTTGAGGATACGTTGGTTATCGACTTCCCCGAAATCAAGTTCGAGCGCCACCGCTACTTCACGATGCGAAAGCGCGTGCAGAATGCGGAGAAGCCGAGTATGCACGATACGCTGGACGGGCGTGAACAACGGTTTGTCCGTGATAGACTCCACAAGGTGTCTCGACACATCGTGAAGTGGAGCCGTCAGTTCGAGAGGCCGTGTATCGTCTTTGAAGACCTCAAAGAGATGCGCGACAGTATCGACTACGGCACGCGGATGAACCGACGCTTGCACCACCTCCCGTTCCGCGCCCTCCAACACTACACGTCATACAAGGCGGCCTTCGAGGGGATTCCGACTGCGTGGATTAATCCCGAGTACACGAGCCAACGGTGCCCGATGTGCAGACATACGGAGCGTGCGAACCGCAACAAGAAGCGGTTCAAGTGCAAGGACTGTGGGCATCAAGACCACAGCGACCGTGGTGCAAGTATCAACATCGCCGTAAAAGGCATCGAGAAGCATCAGAACTGGAATGTGCCTGCTCTCAACAGCCTTCCCGTTGTGCGGAAGGTGCGACGGCAGGCATCGGGGGCCGTGGACGCCCCGACTGTGACCCGCGACACCGCTACAGGCCACCTTGCCGATGGTGTCGCGGGAGTGTCCGACTAA
- a CDS encoding plasmid partition protein ParG has protein sequence MTKRLTVDFEDDVYKEFSKQCIDAEKTKSDVVRGLVTDWLNEPEE, from the coding sequence ATGACGAAGCGATTGACAGTGGACTTCGAGGATGACGTGTACAAGGAGTTCTCAAAGCAGTGCATCGACGCCGAGAAAACCAAGTCCGACGTAGTGCGCGGACTCGTCACCGATTGGCTGAACGAACCCGAAGAATGA